One Anaerolineae bacterium genomic window carries:
- a CDS encoding LysR family transcriptional regulator produces the protein MEPHQLRGFITVARLGSFTQAADELYLTQPALSLQIKALEKALGERLFERRGRQLLLTPAGNLLRQRAEQILGLIEQTRDEMAALKGLQGGRLSIGTNDSNCLYLLPDLIQEFRRQFPEVELHLTNSHSSQVAAWVIEGRVEFGLVTLPILEPQLEAQPLFEREDMLICHPDHPLGARSVVEPEELVAYPLLLLDTGSISRVSLNQFFTQADLLPKVVMELGSIEVIKRYVEINLGVSIIPRFTAEAEISTGRLHALHLDWLPPHAVGLIQRRKGYFSPAARMFLDMLKSYLPL, from the coding sequence ATGGAACCCCATCAACTCCGCGGATTTATAACAGTCGCCCGGCTTGGTAGTTTTACCCAGGCGGCGGATGAACTTTATCTCACCCAACCGGCCTTAAGCCTGCAAATCAAGGCTTTAGAGAAGGCATTAGGCGAGCGACTCTTTGAGCGGCGCGGCAGGCAGTTGCTGCTGACGCCGGCCGGGAATCTGTTGCGGCAGCGAGCCGAACAGATTTTGGGCCTGATCGAGCAAACCCGGGATGAAATGGCGGCCCTCAAGGGGTTACAGGGTGGGCGGTTGAGCATTGGCACCAATGATAGCAATTGCCTTTACCTGCTGCCCGATCTTATCCAAGAGTTTCGCCGGCAATTTCCCGAGGTAGAGCTACACCTGACCAATAGCCATTCCAGCCAGGTGGCGGCATGGGTTATTGAGGGGCGGGTTGAGTTTGGGCTGGTGACCCTGCCTATTTTGGAGCCTCAGCTTGAGGCGCAACCCCTGTTTGAGCGAGAAGATATGTTGATCTGCCATCCAGACCATCCGCTGGGCGCGCGGTCGGTGGTGGAGCCGGAGGAGTTGGTGGCATATCCGTTATTGCTTTTGGATACGGGCAGTATTAGCCGGGTGAGTTTGAACCAGTTTTTTACGCAAGCGGACTTGCTGCCCAAAGTGGTGATGGAGTTGGGCAGTATTGAGGTGATCAAACGGTACGTGGAGATCAATCTGGGGGTATCCATTATTCCGCGTTTTACGGCTGAAGCGGAAATCAGCACAGGCCGGCTGCATGCCCTTCATTTGGATTGGCTGCCGCCGCATGCCGTGGGGCTTATTCAAAGACGCAAGGGGTATTTTTCGCCGGCGGCGCGGATGTTTTTGGATATGCTAAAAAGTTATCTGCCTCTATGA
- the deoD gene encoding purine-nucleoside phosphorylase, whose amino-acid sequence MSLHLGAKPGQIATTVLLPGDPLRAKYVAENLLENASCYNRVRGMYGFTGTYRGKRVSVQGSGMGVPSISIYVNELISEYGAKTLIRIGTCGAFQPDLKLRDIILALAACTDSHVNKLRFKGMDYAPTATFPLLLQAYNMAQQQGLAVKVGSVLTSDTFYTDDPDEWKLWAKFGVLAAEMETAALYTLAAKFQVNALSILTVSDSLLTGEAAPAEAREKSFRQMVELALAIAE is encoded by the coding sequence ATGAGCTTGCACCTGGGCGCAAAACCCGGCCAGATAGCCACTACCGTGTTACTGCCCGGCGATCCGCTCCGGGCCAAATATGTGGCCGAGAATCTGTTGGAAAATGCAAGCTGTTATAACCGGGTGCGCGGCATGTACGGTTTTACCGGAACTTACCGGGGAAAACGCGTTTCGGTCCAGGGGTCGGGCATGGGGGTGCCCTCTATTTCCATTTACGTCAATGAACTCATTTCAGAGTACGGGGCTAAAACCTTAATCAGAATTGGCACGTGCGGCGCGTTCCAGCCTGATCTAAAATTGAGAGACATCATCCTGGCTCTGGCGGCTTGCACCGATTCCCACGTCAACAAGTTGCGCTTCAAAGGGATGGATTATGCCCCTACGGCCACTTTTCCCCTTTTGTTGCAGGCGTATAACATGGCCCAACAGCAGGGCCTGGCGGTTAAGGTAGGCAGTGTGTTAACCAGCGATACCTTTTATACCGACGATCCCGATGAATGGAAACTTTGGGCCAAATTTGGGGTATTGGCCGCCGAAATGGAAACAGCCGCTTTGTATACTCTGGCCGCCAAATTTCAGGTAAATGCTTTATCCATTCTAACGGTCAGCGATAGTTTGCTGACCGGGGAGGCGGCGCCGGCAGAGGCGCGGGAAAAATCCTTTAGGCAGATGGTTGAGCTGGCCCTGGCAATAGCAGAATAA